A genome region from Triticum aestivum cultivar Chinese Spring chromosome 2B, IWGSC CS RefSeq v2.1, whole genome shotgun sequence includes the following:
- the LOC123044926 gene encoding uncharacterized protein isoform X1, translating to MTRHTTCQSTLGKPDPARILHHPPLSGDHQPACGWGAILQIEEASNFRWRRPEPASGHAMVARHRHPPSRSAAPERWSEGHFLQGSGEHPHPDPICSSVPESSQSSPEPFKYAAPGRSKTELPTVREHNTPNPAAHHPVKGDLL from the exons ATGACGCGCCACACCACCTGCCAGAGCACCTTGGGGAAGCCCGATCCGGCGAGGATCCTTCACCACCCTCCACTCTCCGGCGACCACCAGCCCGCGTGCGGATGGGGTGCTATCCTGCAGATCGAGGAGGCGTCGAACTTCAGATGGAGGAGGCCAGAACCTGCATCTGGCCACGCCATGGTTGCGCGTCACCGGCATCCTCCGTCACGCTCGGCAGCTCCTGAGCGTTGGAGTGAAG GGCATTTTCTTCAGGGCAGTGGAGAGCACCCTCACCCTGATCCGATCTGCAGCAGCGTCCCCGAGTCCTCCCAAAGCAGCCCTGAGCCGTTCAAGTATGCAGCCCCGGGCCGTTCAAAGACGGAGCTGCCGACCGTTCGTGAACACAACACCCCGAATCCTGCTGCCCACCATCCTGTAAAGGGAGACTTATTGTGA
- the LOC123044926 gene encoding uncharacterized protein isoform X2, protein MTRHTTCQSTLGKPDPARILHHPPLSGDHQPACGWGAILQIEEASNFRWRRPEPASGHAMVARHRHPPSRSAAPERWSEGRLGIFFRAVESTLTLIRSAAASPSPPKAALSRSSMQPRAVQRRSCRPFVNTTPRILLPTIL, encoded by the exons ATGACGCGCCACACCACCTGCCAGAGCACCTTGGGGAAGCCCGATCCGGCGAGGATCCTTCACCACCCTCCACTCTCCGGCGACCACCAGCCCGCGTGCGGATGGGGTGCTATCCTGCAGATCGAGGAGGCGTCGAACTTCAGATGGAGGAGGCCAGAACCTGCATCTGGCCACGCCATGGTTGCGCGTCACCGGCATCCTCCGTCACGCTCGGCAGCTCCTGAGCGTTGGAGTGAAGGTCGACTC GGCATTTTCTTCAGGGCAGTGGAGAGCACCCTCACCCTGATCCGATCTGCAGCAGCGTCCCCGAGTCCTCCCAAAGCAGCCCTGAGCCGTTCAAGTATGCAGCCCCGGGCCGTTCAAAGACGGAGCTGCCGACCGTTCGTGAACACAACACCCCGAATCCTGCTGCCCACCATCCTGTAA